GAAACGTTCTAAGGAACAATTGACTTCAACTTGTGAAGAAAAGAAATGTTTATGAACTCATCAAAAGCTGTAATCCTTCATATATGTGTGAATTAATAGAGTTAATTGAGAATTGCCACCATCCGATTGGCAACAACACAATTCATGTTGGAATCCACGCAACCCATTGCATTTCTTTTCTAGTAGAAGTGATCTTATCCTTTAAATCCATATATCTACCTCAAGTTGAGTAGGAACGTACAAAAAAATATGTAGTAGATGGCATCGATGACGACTTATTTGTTTGAGATGTGCCCCAACGAAACCTTCATCTCCTCTTCTTCCGAGCAAAGCAACCACAAAGTTAGGTCAACGATGAGTTCATTTGGTGGTATATTTAATTACTTTGTGATCGATCGATAATTATTTGATATAGATTTATCTCATATTCCGATAAGAACATTCGAACCCAAattaggagaagaggaagaacccAAATCCCCCACCACATGCTTCCTATCATTCCTTgatccttcttctttcttcttgtatGTTCTTTGAATTGGAAGGTTGACATTTCCCCTCCTCCCTCACCTGAGGCTAAGTTTGTGCAGGCCGTTTCGATTTCCTGTTAATCCAGCTGCGGTTAACTCCTAACCGTGTTTACTTTGCCAAAGCCAGAAGTTATTAACCACCTCTTCCTCCCATGGCCAAACACctatccctccctctctctctctctctctcactgactCACTCTCACATACTACTTGACCTGAGACCGGCCAAGGAACGTGTTGCGTTATAATAAGGGATGTGTGCATGGGAAGCTACGAGAGCCTTTGGGGTGACGCGACGGAGAGCGAACCGTCAACCCCCGTTTGACCTGCGTTAACGGGCGAATCCCACCGTTTCGCGAGGGCAGAAGAGTCATTACGTAGCGGGAGCTTTCCAGATATAGTCATCTCCGTGTATAAAAGGaagcgtctctctctctctctctctctcccctcctcctccgcccctGAGACTTCCTCCGCCTTGGGCACACGGGCGAACGGGTTACGGGCTGCTGGAGATATGAGGACGAGAAGAGGGCTCTGCTACCCCGGGCTGCCGCAGTGGGAGGCCCAGTGGAGGGCGGTAGACGAGGGACAGGCCGGTAGGGCCaggaagaggacgcggaggctccACCGAGTTGGAAGGCGAGCCGCCGCTGAGTGGCCTGACTTGTTCGATACCCTCCCGGATGACCTCGTCGTCTCCATCCTCTCCAAGCTGAGCGCCTCAGCCACGTCTCCGTCGGATCTCGCCAGCGTCCGGATAACGTACTGCGTTTCTTCTGTTCCTCCTGCGGTGTCTCGTTTGATTGTAATTCGACGGTAAAGATCTGATTTTTTTGTTGGAACGATTGTAGGTGTAAGAGGCTGAACGGGTTGGGATCGAGTCCGCTGGTTCTCGCCACGGCGTCGGTGAAATCGCTCGCGGTTGGAGCCAGGAACTGGACGGAATCGGCGCACAGGTTCTTGAAGCAGTGCGCCGACGCCGGAAATCTCGAAGCTTGCTACATGCTGGGCATGGTAGGAGGCGTCTCTGCTGTTTTTTGGTTCTCGGCGGAAAAGGAAGGATCTTGGAGGAGGAAGAGTTGATTGATTTGTGTTGTGTGGTTGGGTTCTGCAGATCCGGTTCTACTGCCTGGAGAGCCGAGGGAGCGGGGCGGCGCTGATGGCGCGGGCGGCGATGGGGTCCCACGCGGCGGCGCTGTACTCGCTGGCGGTTATACAGTTCAACGGCAGCGGAGGGTCCAAGCGCGACAAGGACCTTGGCGCGGGGGTGGCGCTGTGCGCCCGCGCGGCCGTCCTCGGCCACGTCGACGCGCTTCGGGAGCTCGGCCACTGTCTCCAGGACGGATACGGCGTCCGGCGCAACGTCGCGGAAGGCCGCCGCTTCCTCATCCAGGCCAACGCCCGGGAGCTTGCTGCGGTCCTCAACCCCtcctcccccgccgccgccgccgccgcctggcAGCACCACCACCGCGACGGCCTGGCCTCCGGCTGCTCCCTGTTGAGCGACTTCGGCTGCAACGTACCAGCCCCGGAGGCGCACCCGGCCAACCGGTTCATGGTGGAGTGGTTCACGTCGAGGGGCGGCGCCGGCGAGAGCGGGCCGGGAGAGGAGGGGCTCCGCTTCTGCTCCCACGGCGGGTGCGGAAGGGCGGAGACCAGGCGTCACGAGTTCCGTCGCTGCTCCGTGTGCGGCGTCGTCAACTACTGCTCGAGGGCGTGCCAGGCGCTGCACTGGAAGCTGGCGCACAAGGCGGAGTGCGCTCCCATGGAGCGGTGGCTCGATGCGGCGGGCGGCGTAGAGATGATGAATTAAatgggggagagagagagtcGAGTTTTCCATTTGTACAGCGGGAGAAAAGtattctcttttttcctttaatttCAAAGagataaagcaaaagaaaaatatatcaaatcacttaatttctTTTTTCCATGCACATAAAAtcaaaaaatcatataaaaatgtGGAACTATTTGCACAAGTGGGCGTTCCTTATTCTTCCTGCagcaattcaattcaattcaatatAAACTTTATTAGAGCCAATCAAGCCTGTGTTTATAAGGGGAGATTTAAATGAAATTAAGGAGAACAGCCAATTACTcctcacatcacatcacatcacatcatgTTGCTTGGTGGAGGTTATGCAATAAATAATATACTTATGTTATAAATACCATAtgtaattaataattatatatatatatatatatatatatatatataattctttttgAGTTGCATCGTCAACTTGGATTCCGTTTATGCCTCAAACGcaaataagattatttagtcACCATCTATTTTGATTGCGTGATCAATAATACATTTATTTACGATTAATGGAATTCAAACTCATCACATTTAGCTATTTATTTCTTGAGTGTTTGATAAACACTAGatgtaaattaaattttaaatttagattGACGTATGTGGtgcttagtaaaattatatttcaaaattttattatatattatatgatacaattttccttttaatttttaatatttattcatatatatatatatatatattagtatgtaaataaataaaataaataaatgagtatatataatcttataaaaaaattcatatgaccTAAGATATATAgtaaataagaaatataatcatataaataaatattaaataattttaaaaaaaataaataaataaaattttattttttagaagacATAAGTCATGTCGTTATATTAAGATCGATAAAAATCGAGAGAAAGGGAGAGAAAATGAGGATCATGATTTCTATTATATAGTAGTAATCTTGTGATTTTAGAGAATATCATAGGATCctatgaaaatttttaaaaattgttAGCATTGAACATTTGCGACACAACTTTTGGATcaaacataattttaaaaaattatcaaatattaatttatatttaaaatatgtattAGGTActcaatgcacatttcaaatatatttcaaatatatTCTGAAACATGTCATTAGCCTAAGTTAaatgatatgaaaaaaaaaattattaattcatattacaaatataattttttttcttattttattcaaGATATGCAACAAAATAGTTATATTTTTATAAGGTAATCAACTAATAATAATTCAAATAGGAGCAAAGTAAAAGAAGTCTAAAGTAAGTGCCACTATAAAACAGCAAAGCAATAGGAGATTTGTAGGGAGAGAGGGCTCAATttgttggtatatatatatatatatatatgaactaaGATGACTCAACTTACGGATATAAAGTTGAGGTCAGAAGATCTTAACATGAGATAAGAGAATATAAAGataagtactcttgaagaatatgtaacTGTACTATGATAAAGGAAGCGATGCACAATGAAAATTTTGTTGAAGGGCAAAGGCCTAGGATCCACACAATGGTGCATAAATTTTAACAAAGTTAGTAGACTTCGAGAACTATTAGGCAATAGACTGTCTTAGAGCTATGCTTCGTCCGGGTGTGACCCGAAAGCAAGTAGACAAAGAAAGGTTATTTACCAAGAGAGCAAACATATTCAGAGGTGGTAGAAGTCATATGATGTACTAGCAGAGATTATAATCCGAATTCATCCCATAAAAGATtagaatgtaatgaaaatgtcacTAGGTGGTGATATGTTACAGTAGATTATGGTGGAATAGTTCAAGGCAATATGACACACATAAGAGAAGCCTAGTAAGAgactagatcatacgaaggtatgattgAAAATTATTcggagctccacttcagtgaataaCATGACACCAAGAAAGGTTATAGATTCAATAAGTGAATATTATAGTACCGCAAAGGTGGATCTTCTATGCATGTATCAAATTTTACAttcgatgaaagccttggtcaacaACATATAGAGGTTGTGTACTATTGAGGAGGAATTTTGAGTACAAGTACCAGTAAATCCCATGGGGAGAAGCTTAATCATATAAAGGTGTAATCGAAGCGGTTAAAAAATTGGACTATTCTAGATCTCatgttcgcttaagggagcttgaCAAGTTATAGGTAAGTGAATGTTGCTATCAATGAAGTAAAGAAGAATAGAATCAATGCGAGCCTTATAATATGAATGTAGAGGCCATGAGAGTTACATTTTGAATCCATTGACATAAGGGAATTGCTCGGAGAATACAAAAATATTGAAGCAAGTGGTCAAAAGGGACAataaagcgacgacgagtccagagggactcaactataaaaaaaaaaaaagtttaatagaGGTAGACTCGGAAGAGTGTCATAATGCCGTAGAGACAGATCTACCGATTGCGAAAAAAAGAAATAGATGCGAGGTAACAAATAGTAGAGCCATGGGCATAATAGTGTCATGGTACCAAAGAGGTAAGACTTTTGTAGAGTCATCAATCCCTTGCTCTTCTGGAGGGAGAGTAATTGGTCGTgaaagaggccgaggaggtgAAGAATACAaaagcaaactccaagtaccgatacAAGACTAAAGTGTAGAGGCTAAAAAATTTCATAAGATTGATGTCAATAGACTTTTCATCAAAATAACCAAAACTTGGGGGATTTCGGGTTAAAGCAAGAGTACTCGATAAAGGAATGAAGTAGGCAATCTACGGTGCTATACATTTTATATTTAAAGTAAATGACATAAATGATGGAGAAGATAGTATAATTCTAAAGATGACCAAGTCGGGGTGAACTTTTGCCTTTTTCAGACAAAATGACTTGCATTATAAAAGTTCAATGGTagtaagaaggtgaatcatagtacatAACTCAACATAAGGAGTGCAAACATTTAAGTACTTAAAAAATGTGAGCAAAGATCAGGCGAAGACTAGTAATCGACTCAATGCATGAAATATAACTCTCGAGGAgatgagcgaagtcaagtaacatttgtaTTCTCAACCGTTAAGAGAATGGACAAAACCGAATAtcctaattctcttatttatttgGCAAATGAGCTTTATATATGTTTAAAACCCTTTGaagaaacttaaaaaaaaaataattattaaatcctcaccaatgatatcggtgctactaagagtagactaTCCAGTTTTTTTCTCGATATAATGCTAATAAAAAACAAAAGTAATACCAACCTACTTAGAGATGACAACTAAGTAGAAAAGGAATCGATAGATAAATTTTACAAAGAAAAGACCTCAAGAAATTCAAATTTTATGAGacaatgctcattaaagctctaaCAGACATTTACCCTATTCAAGCGatgtgagacatttgagagactagcgccatTACAAGGAAATGTCATTTCCTTTATCTGAATAATTCGTAGGAACCAACAGAAATTAGCATAACTCGATCGCCCCCACATCAGAGTCGGAATTATTGGCGAGTTAAAGCAACATGATAGATCAAAGTTCGGCTACTTAATAATAATAGTGGAGAGCAATTGTAAGCCAAGAGGTAAATTATAATTAAAGCAGAAGATAAGATTCAGTAAAGGTGAGGAGATGCAGCATCTGTAAATGAATAAGTAGGGAAGAATATTATGAACAAAGTTATAAATAAAGTGTTCAATGTAATACTTGTATATATCAATATCTTTCAATTTTATTCATGCTTTATACAACATATAGAGGGCTTATAGTAGAGTTAGAAGTCTCATTTTGGTTGTCTTTTATAGTCATTTTAGATTTGTAAATGTAGATTATGTGCAGTCGTCACACGAAGGCAAAACTATCCAGAAATAAACTATCCAAGCAGTCAATTTAAGGGTTTTCTAGCTCTATCGAGTAGTGCAGAGTGTTAACCAACACAACACCCATGAGCTACCCAAGTGGCACATGACTGGATGAGCCTTTGAGATAGAGTTTAGGGCTGGTTTGCTATCTTGTTCTGCAATAGCATAACATGGGCACGTGTGGAGACTTTTGATCATAGCATATCACATTTGATTATTTGTTATGTGATCGTTTAAAGCTTACGaagtctatgtttataatttgtattaatTATTTGTGTTGTTATGTGAGTTAAACATTTCCTCTaataagttttattttttttttaggtcTTTTAAGAGATCATACgagatttcttaattttttttgaaaattcgcCCATATAATTATACAAAATGTATGCTTCGTGATATATGAATCCTTTCCAATCGAAAGATTTATTCGTCGCTAGACAGTGATCGAGACCTACACTTATTGTCACTCCCCAAAGGGTGACCGGATCAGATGAGATCTGAGCTAGATTTGGTTACGCGAATGTCTTGTTGTGACATGGGCATATTAGCATCCAATTCTTGCTGTCTGAAATCTTTTGGATGGAGATGCATGCCGATCTGAGCTCAGCGGTCAACGGCATCAAGTAACAAGTATCCACATTTCAAAATCAATTTTATCTACAATATTATGTTATTCTTGTTCgaagtattttttattatcttattcAGCAATTATGATTCATAAATTTCAATTAGTTATTTGTCCGATTTACTCTATTTTAACATCATGATATCCACATTTTCCTGTATCAAAACTCCATTATAGATCCAATTTCTACCAGTTAGTATAACTTATTAATCTCATAGCCATATGAGACTAACTGCTACcacatgtaatatatatatatatatatatatatatatatatatatatatatatatatatatatatatatatatatatatatagctcacCAAAATTCCATAGGTAGCTAACACAAACATGAAGTCAATAGATCCTCAGGAGATGTTACAGCCTATTTCTCCACATCACCATTTTTccatgaaaagagaaaaaaaactgAAAGACCTGTGATGTCTAAAATTTGGCCTATGAGAGACAAACCACAGAACTGTTGCTGGATGTCACCCTTTGCAAGGCACCCACCACATTGAACCTGTCACAGAGAGAAAACTTTCACCATACTACTACAAACTGGAGTGTGCTTGGCCCCAAGCATACCCTTTCTAGAACCCCAATCAAATCCTATGGATGGGAACTGAATTGTCAACTAAAAATTTGCCAGAGTAGTTGATTTCTTGAAATGTAAAAAATTCTTCTTCACTTGAGTTGttgagaaaaagaaatattttgcaACAGTGAAgaaagtggataaaagaaacgaAGCCAACTTTACACTTCAAGAAATCTTAGTCTTTAACAAGCAGTCATAAAAGAAGGCTATATGATGGCATGTCTTCTATCCTCATTACATCATCCATCAGAAGCTCCCTCTCCAGCTGCGCACGAGTCGACTTCAGAACTTCCTAAGGACCAACAAATATATTTctcaaattaaagaaaaaataaccAATATGGAGTTAAGCAGAGATGAGACCATAACGAAGAAATACCAACATTAAATTCCATGTAAGAAGCATTTCTCTCTAGCCATTGCTTGTCCATGACCATGAAAGCTACACAGTAAAGCAAGTCGAATGCCCATTCATCCTCTGCATCATGACAAATCATAAGCACACAACTTACGCAGGATCTTACAGAGTCTCTAGGATATGTTGAAGCCTCACCTGACAGCATTTGGATGAAAACAGCTCTGACAAATGTCCTTGCTTTTGCTGCATACATATTATTCTAATATAGTAAAAACTCAATCAACCATCACATATATTAACAAGTTGGGATGTGCAAAAAGGATTTCAACTAGATACCACTGTAGGTTTATCAAGATCAAGTACTCATGCTTAGAGTTAGAGCTAAAAGGATTTCAAAAGGCATCTATATTTAGCAAGGAACAAgactataaaaatattatatacaaaCAGGTCATGCCAACAAGAACTTTTAGAAATGTAACACAAATGAAGTTTTCCAGGTTCAATAGATCGTGGATTCCCAGGGAATTGCATTACATGTAAAACAAGATTGACATTG
This genomic stretch from Musa acuminata AAA Group cultivar baxijiao chromosome BXJ3-9, Cavendish_Baxijiao_AAA, whole genome shotgun sequence harbors:
- the LOC135648942 gene encoding F-box protein At1g67340-like, coding for MRTRRGLCYPGLPQWEAQWRAVDEGQAGRARKRTRRLHRVGRRAAAEWPDLFDTLPDDLVVSILSKLSASATSPSDLASVRITCKRLNGLGSSPLVLATASVKSLAVGARNWTESAHRFLKQCADAGNLEACYMLGMIRFYCLESRGSGAALMARAAMGSHAAALYSLAVIQFNGSGGSKRDKDLGAGVALCARAAVLGHVDALRELGHCLQDGYGVRRNVAEGRRFLIQANARELAAVLNPSSPAAAAAAWQHHHRDGLASGCSLLSDFGCNVPAPEAHPANRFMVEWFTSRGGAGESGPGEEGLRFCSHGGCGRAETRRHEFRRCSVCGVVNYCSRACQALHWKLAHKAECAPMERWLDAAGGVEMMN